A portion of the Corynebacterium occultum genome contains these proteins:
- a CDS encoding ABC transporter permease yields the protein MIGLRSTPPGSAVRQGSGPFTGSTHLLRLYLRLDRIHLVAWGLSFFLLVWASVAALDAAYPDQAALQARAMLLNNPAAIMMTGPLFGLENYTFGAMVANELSLYTFLPAAIMGVIYMSRHSRAEEESGRLEMLRALPVGRFAAPTAALLILLIFSVLVGAATTLGLVLARMELADSLAFGLGTTLSALVFAAATGVAAHLSTSARTTTGMGLALVALAYFIRGVGDVMEPRGSWLSWFSPFAWAQQTRLFVDLRWWPLLLAVVAVALLTGLSFRLAHVRDLGSGLTQPRPGRTHARPAQLSPAGLAARMEGATFLWWTAGLFCFAIGFGMLSSELEDLIDEMPNFSDFIEIDLADLTRSFGAVMLSMLALGPVALLVAGVLGLRREESAGRAAALIRTGSSRASLLLSWCAMVTLLAVIMQLILGFGLGLGMVLASGEISWIPTMLLACLVYLPAIILHGAIAACCQGFSRRWALLGWVPVVWTSLVLFLGEILNLPDWASALSPLWHTPAAPQAEVHALPLLFMSALILALSLLAVVAYRRRDITDG from the coding sequence ATGATTGGCCTGCGTTCCACTCCCCCCGGATCTGCTGTCCGCCAGGGCAGTGGCCCCTTCACCGGTTCCACCCACCTTCTCCGCCTCTATCTCCGCCTGGACCGCATCCACCTGGTGGCGTGGGGGCTGTCCTTCTTCCTGTTGGTGTGGGCCTCGGTGGCTGCCCTGGACGCCGCCTACCCCGACCAGGCGGCGTTGCAGGCCCGGGCGATGCTGCTGAACAACCCGGCGGCAATCATGATGACCGGCCCCCTCTTCGGGCTGGAGAATTACACCTTCGGGGCGATGGTGGCCAATGAGCTTTCGCTCTACACTTTTCTGCCCGCGGCGATCATGGGCGTGATCTACATGTCCCGGCACAGCCGCGCCGAGGAGGAGAGCGGCCGTCTGGAGATGCTGCGGGCCCTGCCGGTGGGCCGTTTCGCCGCCCCGACCGCAGCTCTGTTGATCCTGCTGATCTTTTCCGTGTTGGTGGGAGCAGCCACAACGCTGGGGTTGGTCCTGGCCCGCATGGAGTTGGCGGACTCCCTCGCCTTCGGGCTGGGCACCACCCTGTCGGCCCTGGTGTTTGCCGCCGCAACCGGGGTGGCAGCCCACCTGAGCACCTCCGCCCGGACCACCACCGGGATGGGGCTGGCCCTGGTGGCCCTGGCCTACTTCATCCGGGGTGTCGGTGATGTCATGGAACCCCGGGGATCCTGGCTCTCCTGGTTCTCCCCCTTCGCTTGGGCGCAGCAAACCCGGCTTTTCGTGGACCTGCGCTGGTGGCCGCTGCTGCTGGCAGTGGTGGCGGTGGCGCTGCTCACGGGCCTGTCCTTCCGGCTGGCCCACGTCCGTGACCTCGGTTCCGGACTCACCCAACCACGCCCCGGCCGCACGCATGCCCGCCCCGCCCAGCTCTCCCCCGCCGGGTTGGCGGCGCGCATGGAAGGGGCCACTTTCCTGTGGTGGACCGCCGGGCTCTTCTGTTTCGCCATCGGTTTCGGGATGCTCTCCTCCGAGTTGGAGGATCTGATTGATGAGATGCCGAACTTCTCCGACTTCATTGAGATAGATCTGGCGGATCTGACCCGTTCCTTCGGCGCGGTGATGCTGTCCATGCTGGCACTGGGCCCGGTTGCCCTGCTGGTGGCAGGAGTGCTGGGGTTGCGTCGGGAGGAATCAGCGGGCCGGGCGGCCGCCCTCATCCGGACGGGAAGTTCCCGGGCTTCGCTGCTTCTCAGCTGGTGTGCCATGGTCACCTTGCTGGCAGTGATCATGCAGCTCATCCTGGGTTTCGGGCTGGGACTGGGCATGGTGTTGGCCAGCGGGGAGATCTCCTGGATCCCGACCATGCTACTGGCCTGCCTGGTGTACCTGCCGGCGATCATCCTGCATGGGGCAATCGCCGCCTGCTGCCAGGGATTTTCCCGACGGTGGGCGCTGCTCGGCTGGGTGCCGGTGGTGTGGACCTCGCTGGTGCTCTTCCTCGGGGAGATACTCAACCTGCCGGACTGGGCCAGTGCCCTCTCCCCGCTCTGGCACACCCCGGCCGCACCCCAGGCTGAAGTTCATGCCCTGCCGCTGCTGTTCATGAGCGCACTCATCCTGGCGTTGTCACTGCTCGCCGTGGTCGCTTATCGACGCCGCGACATCACCGATGGCTGA
- a CDS encoding ABC transporter ATP-binding protein translates to MSEAAIITRDLSKTFGHFQALDNFNITVYSGQIHGFLGPNGAGKSTTIRVFLGMLRATSGEVQVLGMDPWADSVALHHRLAYVAGDTSLWPNLSGGEAIDVLTRHQRSPAQQQRRDELIEKFELDPRKKSRTYSKGNRQKVALVAALSLDVELYLLDEPTAGLDPLMEAIFTEEVRKFRSEGRTILLSSHILGEVEKLCDRISIIREGTDVEHGTLQELRHLTRSTITATTPGDPARLSTAPGVHRFESEGPDIRFDIDNDRVNEVLGMLATLGVDNLRINPPSLEDLFLRHYGGAGREGPTGSDTDSSTDAQVS, encoded by the coding sequence ATGTCTGAAGCAGCCATCATCACCCGGGACCTGAGCAAGACTTTCGGCCATTTCCAGGCCCTGGACAACTTCAATATCACGGTGTACAGCGGCCAGATCCACGGTTTCCTGGGGCCCAACGGAGCGGGTAAATCCACCACCATCAGGGTGTTTCTGGGAATGCTGCGGGCCACCTCCGGGGAGGTGCAGGTGCTGGGCATGGATCCCTGGGCTGATTCCGTGGCGCTGCATCACCGTCTGGCCTATGTCGCCGGGGACACCAGTCTCTGGCCGAATCTCAGCGGTGGGGAGGCCATCGATGTGCTCACCCGGCATCAACGCAGCCCCGCCCAGCAGCAGCGTCGGGATGAACTGATCGAAAAGTTCGAGTTGGATCCCCGGAAGAAGTCCCGCACCTATTCCAAGGGCAATCGGCAGAAGGTGGCCCTGGTGGCTGCGCTCTCCCTGGATGTGGAGCTCTACCTGCTTGATGAGCCCACCGCTGGCCTTGACCCGCTGATGGAGGCGATCTTCACGGAGGAGGTCCGGAAGTTCCGTTCCGAGGGCCGCACCATCCTGCTCTCCAGTCACATTCTCGGCGAGGTGGAGAAACTCTGTGACCGGATCAGCATCATCCGGGAAGGTACCGATGTCGAACATGGCACCCTCCAGGAACTGCGGCACCTGACCCGTTCCACGATCACCGCCACCACACCGGGTGATCCCGCCCGCCTGTCCACCGCCCCGGGAGTGCACAGGTTTGAGAGCGAAGGGCCGGATATCCGCTTCGACATTGACAATGACCGCGTCAACGAGGTGCTGGGAATGCTGGCGACACTGGGGGTGGATAACCTCCGCATCAATCCACCCTCCCTGGAGGATCTCTTCCTCAGGCACTACGGGGGCGCGGGACGTGAGGGCCCCACCGGTTCCGACACCGACTCCAGCACAGATGCGCAGGTCTCCTGA
- a CDS encoding GntP family permease produces MQDWQILTITAAVIIGVVFLVLKGRLHPAISLVIGALALGLSTGLGIEETTETVMRGFGNILYEVGLLIAWGVLTGSLLHATGAITRLVDSLLRIFGVKRVPYALAISHGTVLQSIFPDVMLVMSAPLVRRMVPFMGKNGRAKLASAMALGIEVGVVMVVPGVGALALAGVMGVSLGKMLLFGGLVGVATMVITQLLMSLAFDRGFWNPKLDEAFPTEVEEKTTDLSPAAAAADTGSTSTPGGSTAVTTGNLVEKKELPLGLLFAPMLFALLLMAVGGVLEIMETGHPVLGFLATPVVALLIGLLGTFVLAWRALGIEKVEESLNNGFRESGLILILTGAGGSLAEMVGQSGMGDILGKFFSANSAVPLLTVWLIAAVLHIAVGSIVISSITAASLLAPVAAQIGLDPVLIALAAGAGSMFLVHVTSNTFWLLQSLLGQTTRGAFKTVSIGVSVASVVALLLTLLLSLFF; encoded by the coding sequence ATGCAAGACTGGCAGATTCTCACAATCACAGCGGCAGTCATCATCGGTGTCGTATTCCTCGTCCTCAAGGGACGACTTCATCCCGCGATTTCGCTGGTTATCGGAGCCCTCGCCCTAGGGCTCTCCACCGGCCTCGGCATCGAGGAAACCACTGAGACCGTCATGCGTGGATTCGGCAATATCCTTTACGAGGTAGGCCTCCTCATCGCCTGGGGTGTGCTCACCGGATCGCTGTTGCATGCCACGGGAGCAATCACCCGTCTGGTGGATTCCCTGCTGCGGATCTTCGGGGTAAAACGTGTTCCCTATGCACTCGCCATCTCCCACGGCACGGTGCTGCAGTCCATCTTTCCTGATGTGATGCTGGTGATGAGTGCTCCACTGGTGCGACGCATGGTGCCCTTCATGGGGAAGAATGGCCGGGCCAAGTTGGCCAGCGCCATGGCCCTGGGTATCGAGGTTGGTGTGGTCATGGTGGTACCGGGTGTCGGTGCTCTGGCCTTGGCCGGTGTGATGGGGGTTTCCCTCGGCAAGATGCTGCTCTTCGGTGGTCTGGTGGGCGTGGCCACCATGGTGATCACCCAGTTGCTGATGTCCCTGGCTTTTGACCGTGGCTTCTGGAACCCCAAGCTGGACGAGGCCTTCCCCACAGAGGTCGAGGAAAAAACCACCGACCTGAGTCCCGCTGCAGCGGCAGCAGATACGGGGAGCACAAGCACCCCGGGTGGCAGCACGGCAGTGACCACCGGGAATCTGGTGGAGAAGAAGGAACTTCCCCTGGGACTGCTCTTTGCCCCGATGCTCTTCGCACTCTTGCTCATGGCGGTCGGTGGAGTCCTGGAAATCATGGAAACCGGCCATCCTGTACTGGGTTTCCTGGCCACCCCGGTGGTTGCCCTGTTAATCGGACTACTCGGCACCTTCGTGCTGGCCTGGCGGGCGCTCGGCATCGAGAAGGTGGAGGAATCCCTGAACAACGGTTTCCGGGAATCCGGGCTGATCCTCATCCTCACCGGTGCCGGTGGCTCTCTGGCAGAGATGGTGGGGCAGTCCGGTATGGGGGATATCCTGGGTAAATTCTTCTCCGCGAACTCCGCCGTCCCGCTCCTCACCGTCTGGTTGATTGCCGCAGTCCTGCACATCGCAGTCGGTTCCATCGTGATTTCCTCGATCACCGCCGCTAGTCTGCTTGCCCCGGTGGCCGCCCAGATCGGTCTGGATCCGGTCCTGATCGCACTTGCCGCAGGTGCTGGATCGATGTTCCTGGTGCATGTCACCTCGAACACCTTCTGGCTCCTGCAGTCCCTGCTCGGCCAGACCACCCGCGGTGCCTTCAAGACAGTGTCCATCGGAGTGTCAGTGGCTTCGGTGGTGGCACTGCTCCTGACCTTGCTGCTCTCCCTCTTCTTCTAG
- a CDS encoding calcium:proton antiporter, with translation MSSPVPPFRVTPARPLLLSALFTPSVWARLLLGWGAFLLLGLFSSPLAGSLPAPVVWGLLGGIILVILICAFGVMEQAEGLARRLGDPYGTLVLTLSVVGIEVILISAVLLGPGDHATIARDSIMAVSMIILNLVLGLALLIGGVRHGDLAHNRAGTSAYLSLLVLLSFLAFALPSWIGEGGAFTTAQAVPVILLTVVLYAFFLYRQMGAQKTDFQEPELLATASQRPPVTQVITEHRSEVFGRFALLLAMVFPIVLLSHTMAALLDVALGRLGAPVALSGIIIAAIVFLPETITTLRAALGGEMQRVSNLTHGALVSTVGLSVPVVLLISLLTGRSVVFAESPVNLALLLVTLLMSVASFVGPKVGAVQGAAHLVLFVIYLLCVFS, from the coding sequence ATGTCTTCCCCAGTCCCCCCATTCCGGGTCACCCCGGCGCGCCCCCTGCTGCTTTCCGCCCTGTTCACCCCCTCGGTGTGGGCCCGTCTCCTTCTCGGCTGGGGCGCTTTTCTCCTGCTGGGTCTCTTCTCCTCCCCGCTTGCCGGATCCCTCCCCGCTCCGGTGGTCTGGGGATTGCTGGGTGGGATCATTCTTGTGATTTTGATCTGTGCCTTTGGAGTGATGGAGCAGGCGGAGGGTCTGGCGCGCCGTCTCGGGGATCCCTACGGCACGCTGGTGCTGACTCTTTCGGTGGTGGGGATCGAGGTCATCCTGATCTCCGCGGTCCTGCTCGGACCGGGTGACCATGCCACCATTGCCCGGGATTCGATCATGGCGGTGAGCATGATCATCCTGAACCTGGTGCTGGGTCTGGCCCTGTTGATCGGCGGTGTGCGCCATGGGGATCTGGCCCATAATCGGGCGGGCACCTCCGCGTATCTGTCGCTGCTGGTGCTGCTGAGTTTCCTGGCTTTCGCCCTGCCCTCGTGGATCGGGGAGGGGGGTGCCTTCACCACTGCCCAGGCGGTCCCGGTGATCCTGTTGACGGTGGTGCTCTACGCCTTCTTCCTCTACCGCCAGATGGGTGCCCAGAAGACTGATTTTCAGGAACCGGAGCTCCTGGCCACGGCCTCGCAGCGTCCCCCGGTGACCCAGGTGATCACCGAGCACCGGAGTGAAGTTTTCGGTCGTTTCGCGCTGTTGCTGGCGATGGTTTTTCCGATTGTGCTGCTCAGCCACACCATGGCGGCGCTTCTCGACGTCGCCTTGGGCAGGCTCGGCGCGCCGGTGGCGCTCTCCGGGATCATCATCGCCGCCATTGTCTTCCTCCCGGAGACCATCACCACCCTGCGGGCGGCGCTGGGTGGGGAGATGCAACGGGTGAGCAATCTGACCCATGGGGCGTTGGTGTCCACGGTGGGATTGAGTGTGCCGGTGGTGCTGCTGATTTCCCTGTTGACGGGACGATCCGTGGTTTTTGCCGAGTCCCCGGTGAATCTGGCTCTGCTCTTGGTGACCCTGTTGATGTCGGTGGCTTCTTTCGTCGGCCCGAAGGTGGGTGCGGTGCAGGGGGCGGCGCATCTGGTGCTTTTTGTGATTTACCTGTTGTGTGTCTTCTCCTGA
- a CDS encoding adenylate/guanylate cyclase domain-containing protein, translating to MQRLIRAFSWLWGTYWPLYAASVLGSNVLGALAIMLFVRFFIPLPELRDFDASIPHITAIGVGYLIFAVVVGAIVTFLLFRPVLEWQRHPEDHDPNMVRNLVMRIPVYQAGVCAAVWLIGLAIAVGVTASHSGRLAMVLAGAIFLAGCVVVLLTYLEAERLVRPVAATALARRFEDSTLEPPIKQRLRLIWVMTSGLPIIGIALMLLGQRMDYFTQNPYDILPGITVLAATALITGFIGTSFAIMNVVDPIHELQDAINRVRRGDTNVQVDIYDGSEIGVLQAGFNEMMRGLRERQRVRDIFGRYVGTEVAQRALEERPTLGGEDRKVAVLFVDVIGSTTFAVNHTPEEVVEELNRFFEHVVEVVHRNKGIINKFQGDAALAVFGAPIPLSDANSHALTAARELRQELTDLELQAGIGVAAGHVVAGHIGGHDRFEYTVIGDAVNSAARLTDLSKDTPGRVLTNAATLRGANEAEQARWTLMKSVELRGRGSMTQLARPIRPTLADRS from the coding sequence CGTTGCCGGAACTCAGGGATTTCGACGCCAGTATCCCCCACATCACCGCGATCGGTGTGGGTTACCTGATTTTCGCGGTGGTGGTGGGTGCCATCGTCACCTTCCTGCTGTTCCGGCCGGTGTTGGAATGGCAGCGTCATCCGGAGGATCATGATCCGAATATGGTGCGCAACCTGGTGATGCGCATCCCCGTTTATCAGGCGGGGGTCTGCGCGGCGGTCTGGCTGATCGGCCTGGCCATCGCGGTGGGTGTGACGGCGTCCCATTCCGGACGGTTGGCAATGGTGCTGGCCGGGGCGATTTTCCTGGCCGGCTGTGTGGTGGTGCTGCTGACCTACCTGGAGGCGGAACGTCTGGTCCGCCCGGTGGCGGCCACCGCCCTGGCACGTCGTTTCGAGGATTCCACCCTGGAGCCCCCGATCAAGCAGCGCCTGCGCCTGATCTGGGTGATGACCTCCGGGCTGCCGATCATCGGTATCGCCCTGATGCTGCTGGGGCAGCGAATGGACTACTTCACCCAGAATCCCTATGACATCCTGCCGGGCATCACGGTGCTGGCGGCCACCGCCCTGATCACGGGTTTCATCGGCACCAGCTTTGCGATCATGAATGTGGTCGACCCGATCCACGAACTGCAGGACGCCATCAACCGGGTCCGCCGGGGTGACACCAACGTCCAGGTCGACATCTACGACGGCTCCGAGATCGGTGTCCTCCAGGCCGGTTTCAATGAGATGATGCGTGGCCTGCGGGAACGTCAGCGGGTGCGGGATATCTTCGGCCGCTATGTGGGCACCGAGGTGGCTCAGCGCGCCTTGGAGGAACGCCCCACGCTCGGTGGTGAGGACCGCAAGGTGGCGGTGCTTTTCGTCGATGTCATCGGTTCCACCACCTTCGCGGTGAACCACACCCCGGAGGAGGTCGTGGAGGAGCTGAACAGGTTCTTCGAGCATGTCGTCGAGGTTGTCCACCGCAACAAGGGCATCATCAATAAGTTCCAGGGTGATGCGGCGCTCGCTGTTTTCGGTGCCCCGATCCCCCTGTCCGACGCGAACTCCCATGCTCTGACCGCCGCCCGTGAGCTGCGCCAGGAGCTCACGGATCTGGAGTTGCAGGCCGGAATCGGTGTCGCCGCCGGCCATGTGGTGGCCGGCCATATCGGCGGCCATGATCGTTTCGAGTACACCGTGATCGGTGATGCCGTGAACTCCGCGGCCCGCCTGACCGACCTCTCCAAGGACACCCCGGGCAGGGTGCTCACCAACGCCGCCACCCTGCGCGGCGCCAATGAGGCGGAGCAGGCACGCTGGACCCTGATGAAGTCCGTGGAGCTGCGGGGCCGCGGTTCCATGACGCAGCTGGCCCGCCCCATCCGGCCGACCCTGGCGGACCGTTCCTAA